A DNA window from Streptomyces canus contains the following coding sequences:
- a CDS encoding phosphatase PAP2 family protein, which produces MRLLTDLYEIDGALTRRAASRIPPGVAKALSAVEESAESTKLWCGAAAVMAWKGGWRGRRAAAAGLAALAVAQLVSNGLCKQLADRPRPPAEWIPHDEVADRPDSSSFPSGHTAAAVAFTTAVAPTWPAVGALCALPTALVAVERVQSGAHYPSDVAAGAAIGLAGAWLTRHAVAMFLRHWP; this is translated from the coding sequence ATGAGGTTGCTGACGGACTTGTATGAGATCGACGGGGCTCTGACGCGGCGGGCGGCTTCCCGGATCCCGCCGGGCGTGGCCAAGGCGCTGTCGGCGGTGGAGGAGTCCGCGGAGAGCACCAAGCTGTGGTGCGGTGCCGCCGCCGTGATGGCGTGGAAGGGCGGGTGGCGGGGCCGCAGGGCGGCGGCCGCCGGACTGGCGGCCCTGGCCGTGGCCCAGCTGGTGTCGAACGGCCTGTGCAAGCAACTGGCCGACCGTCCCCGGCCGCCCGCGGAGTGGATCCCGCACGATGAGGTCGCCGACCGCCCCGACTCGTCCTCCTTCCCCTCCGGGCACACGGCGGCCGCGGTCGCCTTCACCACCGCCGTCGCCCCCACCTGGCCGGCCGTGGGCGCGCTGTGCGCGCTGCCGACCGCCCTGGTGGCCGTGGAACGGGTGCAGTCGGGCGCCCACTACCCCAGCGATGTCGCCGCAGGTGCCGCCATCGGCCTGGCCGGCGCATGGCTCACGCGCCATGCCGTCGCCATGTTCCTGCGCCATTGGCCATAG
- a CDS encoding YihY/virulence factor BrkB family protein — MKLHLPGHKEHHDSDEAPEREVPRAEEVGPGPAVERRAPDTPTQLPKPAWGAVLRGSLREFKDDELTDRAAALTYYGLLSLFPALLVLVSLLGLTGKSATDTVLRNLKQFTPGSARDIITGAVEQLQNNAGVGSLMAIVGIVLAVWSASGYVAAFIRAANRVYDMPEGRPIWKILPVRVGLTVVLMVLAVVSALIVVFTGTLARKAGTAIGIGDTALSVWSIAKWPVLVVLVTIMIALLYWGTPNAKVKGFRWITPGSFLALVIWLLASAGFAFYVAHFASYNKTYGTMAGVIVFLVWLWISNLAILLGLEFDAETVRQRAIAGGLPPDKEPYTEPRDTRTWDEQDLRRLDDSGTAHDE; from the coding sequence ATGAAGCTGCATCTTCCTGGACACAAAGAGCACCACGACAGCGACGAGGCTCCGGAACGCGAGGTCCCGCGGGCTGAGGAGGTGGGCCCCGGGCCGGCTGTGGAGCGGCGTGCTCCGGATACGCCCACGCAGCTGCCGAAGCCGGCCTGGGGGGCGGTGCTGCGGGGCAGCCTGCGGGAGTTCAAGGACGACGAGCTGACCGACCGGGCCGCCGCGCTCACGTACTACGGCCTGTTGTCGCTCTTCCCGGCCCTGCTGGTCCTGGTGTCGCTGCTCGGCCTGACCGGCAAGTCCGCCACGGACACCGTGCTGCGCAATCTCAAGCAGTTCACTCCGGGTTCCGCCCGCGACATCATCACCGGAGCCGTCGAGCAGCTGCAGAACAACGCGGGTGTCGGATCGCTCATGGCGATCGTCGGCATCGTCCTGGCGGTGTGGTCGGCATCCGGGTACGTGGCCGCGTTCATCCGCGCGGCCAACCGGGTCTACGACATGCCGGAGGGCCGCCCGATCTGGAAGATCCTTCCGGTGCGGGTCGGCCTGACGGTCGTCCTGATGGTGCTCGCCGTCGTCAGCGCCCTGATCGTGGTCTTCACCGGCACTCTGGCCCGCAAGGCGGGCACGGCGATCGGGATCGGCGACACCGCCCTGTCGGTGTGGTCGATCGCCAAGTGGCCCGTCCTGGTGGTCCTGGTCACGATCATGATCGCGCTCCTGTACTGGGGTACGCCGAACGCCAAGGTGAAGGGGTTCAGGTGGATCACACCGGGCAGCTTCCTCGCCCTGGTCATCTGGCTGCTGGCGTCCGCGGGCTTCGCGTTCTACGTCGCCCACTTCGCCTCGTACAACAAGACCTACGGCACCATGGCCGGTGTCATCGTCTTCCTGGTCTGGCTGTGGATCAGCAATCTGGCGATTCTTCTGGGCCTGGAGTTCGACGCCGAGACCGTCCGGCAGCGGGCCATCGCCGGCGGCCTGCCGCCCGACAAGGAGCCCTACACGGAGCCGCGCGACACCAGGACGTGGGACGAGCAGGACCTTCGCAGGCTGGACGACTCAGGGACAGCACACGACGAGTGA
- a CDS encoding RICIN domain-containing protein, whose amino-acid sequence MHTLTRLRRSGAATLVTVAAASALTSVSTPAGAATALPTGFSTVMNAASGRCLDARSAGTANGTVVQQYACNSTTAQQWSFTATSDGYVRIDNRNSTGQVVDVADVSTSDNAPVHLWAYGGGANQQWLPVHEGGGAYHFVNRNSGKCLDDPGASTADSVQFVQYTCNGSAAQRFQVVPVAQSATNPDLGPNVVVFDPSMSSSTIQSRLNSIFQQQETNQFGTQHYAVLFKPGSYSADANVGFYTQVAGLGLTPDAVTINGAVHAEADWFQGNATQNFWRGAENLSVNPTTGSDRWAVSQAAAYRRMHLRGGLALDDNGWSSGGLLADTKVDGQVNSGSQQQWLTRNSQLGSWTGANWNMVFVGSQGVPGTSFPNPPHTTVAQSPVSREKPFLYVDGDGAYKVFVPSVRSNSTGTSWANGSPSGSSLSLDTFYVVKPGASAADINAALAAGKNLLVTPGVYHLNQTLQVNRADTVVLGLGLATFVPDNGVTAMKVADVDGVKVAGVLFDAGTTNSPTLMEVGPAGSSASHAANPTSLHDVYFRVGGSGVGKATTSLVINSDNVVGDHMWIWRADHGSGVGWTTNTADTGLIVNGDNVTAYGLFVEHYQKYQTVWNGNGGRTYFYQNEMPYDPPNQAAWTNGSTQGYAAYKVADSVTSHQAYGLGSYCYFNVNPGVAAERAIEAPNTAGVRFQSMVTVSLGGTGTIRHVVNGTGGPSNSSTNVANLTSYP is encoded by the coding sequence ATGCACACCCTCACGCGCCTCCGCAGATCCGGCGCCGCCACCCTCGTCACGGTGGCCGCCGCGTCTGCCCTGACCTCCGTCTCCACACCCGCCGGTGCCGCCACCGCGCTGCCCACCGGCTTTTCTACTGTCATGAACGCGGCAAGTGGGCGGTGTCTGGACGCCAGGTCGGCCGGCACCGCCAACGGCACCGTCGTCCAGCAGTACGCGTGCAACAGCACCACGGCCCAGCAGTGGAGTTTCACCGCCACGAGTGACGGCTACGTCCGCATCGACAACCGCAACAGCACCGGCCAGGTCGTGGACGTGGCCGACGTCTCCACCTCCGACAACGCTCCTGTCCACCTCTGGGCCTACGGCGGTGGCGCCAACCAGCAGTGGCTGCCCGTGCACGAGGGCGGCGGCGCCTATCACTTCGTCAACCGCAACAGCGGCAAGTGCCTGGACGATCCGGGTGCCTCGACCGCCGACAGCGTGCAGTTCGTGCAGTACACGTGCAACGGCAGCGCGGCCCAGCGCTTCCAGGTGGTCCCCGTGGCCCAGTCGGCCACCAACCCGGACCTGGGGCCCAACGTGGTCGTCTTCGATCCGTCGATGTCGTCCTCGACGATCCAGTCGCGGCTGAACTCGATCTTCCAGCAGCAGGAGACCAACCAGTTCGGCACCCAGCACTACGCCGTCCTGTTCAAGCCGGGCTCCTACAGCGCGGACGCCAACGTCGGCTTCTACACGCAGGTCGCCGGGCTGGGCCTGACCCCGGACGCCGTCACGATCAACGGCGCGGTGCACGCCGAAGCGGACTGGTTCCAGGGCAACGCGACACAGAACTTCTGGCGCGGGGCCGAGAACCTGTCCGTCAACCCCACGACCGGCAGCGATCGTTGGGCGGTCTCGCAGGCGGCGGCGTACCGGCGGATGCACCTGCGCGGCGGCCTCGCCCTCGACGACAACGGCTGGTCCAGCGGCGGCCTGCTCGCCGACACGAAGGTCGACGGACAGGTCAACTCCGGTAGCCAGCAACAGTGGTTGACCCGCAACTCCCAGCTCGGCAGCTGGACCGGCGCCAACTGGAACATGGTCTTCGTCGGCAGCCAGGGCGTCCCCGGCACCAGCTTCCCCAACCCGCCCCACACCACCGTCGCGCAGTCCCCGGTGAGCCGGGAGAAGCCCTTCCTGTACGTCGACGGCGACGGCGCCTACAAGGTGTTCGTGCCGTCCGTACGGTCCAACTCCACCGGCACCAGCTGGGCGAACGGCTCCCCGTCCGGCAGCTCCCTGTCCCTGGACACCTTCTACGTCGTGAAGCCGGGCGCGAGTGCCGCGGACATCAACGCGGCGCTGGCGGCGGGGAAGAACCTCCTGGTCACCCCCGGCGTGTACCACCTGAACCAGACGCTCCAGGTGAACCGCGCCGACACCGTCGTACTCGGCCTCGGCCTCGCCACGTTCGTCCCGGACAACGGCGTCACCGCGATGAAGGTGGCCGACGTCGACGGCGTGAAGGTCGCGGGCGTCCTCTTCGACGCGGGCACCACCAACTCGCCGACTCTGATGGAGGTCGGGCCGGCCGGCTCCTCCGCCTCCCACGCCGCGAATCCGACCTCCCTGCACGACGTGTACTTCCGCGTCGGCGGCTCGGGCGTCGGCAAGGCGACCACCAGCCTCGTGATCAACAGCGACAACGTCGTCGGCGACCACATGTGGATCTGGCGCGCCGACCACGGCAGCGGTGTCGGCTGGACCACCAACACCGCGGACACGGGCCTGATCGTCAACGGCGACAACGTCACGGCGTACGGCCTGTTCGTCGAGCACTACCAGAAGTACCAGACGGTCTGGAACGGCAACGGCGGCCGCACGTACTTCTACCAGAACGAGATGCCGTACGACCCGCCCAACCAGGCGGCCTGGACGAACGGTTCCACCCAGGGCTACGCCGCCTACAAGGTCGCCGACTCGGTCACCAGCCACCAGGCCTACGGGCTCGGCAGCTACTGCTACTTCAACGTCAACCCGGGCGTGGCCGCGGAACGGGCCATCGAGGCGCCCAACACCGCGGGCGTGCGCTTCCAGAGCATGGTGACAGTCTCCCTCGGCGGCACCGGCACCATCCGGCACGTCGTCAACGGCACCGGTGGCCCGTCCAACTCCTCGACCAACGTGGCCAATCTGACCAGCTACCCGTAG
- a CDS encoding DUF2231 domain-containing protein has product MSFTVVNGLPAHVLIVHFVVVLVPLSALAVVVGAIWPSAARRMGVVLPLSALVTLASVPVATQAGEWLEEHVDSNALVRRHAELGDGLFPWTGALLLLATAIWWTTRKSAAAEAASGERTRAAASGSALAVRAAAAVLCVGVAAGAVVDVYRIGDSGAKAAWHDGFSKAAQGDNG; this is encoded by the coding sequence ATGAGCTTCACCGTTGTCAACGGCCTGCCCGCCCACGTTCTGATCGTGCACTTCGTCGTCGTGCTCGTTCCTCTGAGCGCACTGGCGGTCGTGGTCGGCGCGATATGGCCGAGTGCCGCCCGGCGCATGGGCGTTGTCCTGCCACTGTCGGCATTGGTGACGCTGGCGAGCGTGCCCGTGGCCACGCAGGCCGGCGAGTGGCTGGAGGAGCACGTCGACAGTAACGCCCTGGTGCGCAGGCACGCCGAACTCGGCGACGGACTGTTTCCCTGGACTGGCGCCTTGCTGCTACTGGCGACGGCGATCTGGTGGACGACCCGCAAGTCGGCCGCGGCGGAGGCCGCTTCCGGGGAGCGCACCCGGGCTGCCGCGTCCGGGTCCGCGCTGGCCGTCCGTGCCGCGGCGGCGGTGCTGTGTGTCGGGGTGGCGGCGGGTGCCGTCGTGGACGTGTACCGGATCGGGGACTCCGGGGCGAAGGCCGCCTGGCACGACGGATTCTCCAAGGCTGCTCAGGGTGACAACGGCTGA